Within the Sylvia atricapilla isolate bSylAtr1 chromosome 10, bSylAtr1.pri, whole genome shotgun sequence genome, the region atttaaaaaatagctttgttgttttgttcaTATTTCTTCTCTGGAGAATTGTATACAGGCTTTAGGGCTCAAAAATCACTTCCACGGTAAATatgttctgtttgtttgttgaaAGGAATGGAGAAATCTGAAGCAGAAGAGAGATGAGAATTACCAAAAGGTGATGTGTTGCTTAGTCCACCGCTACTTGACCTCCATGAGGCAGAAGATGCAAAGCACGGATCAGGCCACTGTGGAGAACCTCAATGAGCTGCGGCAGGACTTGTCCAAATTCCGGAACGAGATGAGAGACCTGCTTGGCTTTCGAACTTCTAAATATGCTATGTTTTATCCAAGAAACTGACTGTTACACAAAAGGTGTGTGCTTTTAGATACCCGTAGGTGAAAGTGTTGACCTAATTCTGTTGCCAGATCATGTAGACAAGATTgcacaaaaatacatttgaaaatacGTTTGCATGAATTTCAGCTCGGTGCCCAAGTGGTCGAAATGAATGCAAAAACAGATACACTGATTTTCTTAACCTCTTAATCTTGGTGTGTATATAAAATTTGTATATAGGAGTTTTTTAAGTGTTCCTCAGACTGTCTGTGGCTGTCAGGTGTTAGAGCTTCGTAACTAGCACAACGtggttttttcttctatttttactgtttgttcttttttgatACTTGTTTTTCAAGTTGTGGGGGAAGATagcctttattttaaaatgaaaatgcagcagtttatttttaatagagaaGTCAGATAAAGAATAATAGAAAATTTCCAGCACAGTTGGAAATGATGTATGACTGTAGGTTACAGTGGATGTGAAGACTGTAAGGCTCTGAAAGAGGCAGTTCTAGTTTTGTATGTTAACACTGACTGTAAACTAACATTTATTGAATACAGTAAATCAAATCATCAAGACTTTTCATTTTTGTGGGAACACTGACATTTTGAACACAAAATAGACCAACCATTTCTTTAATGTTTATGGTTATGTGTAAGACAATCTAACCCTGCTTGGATTTTTCAGCAGTGCCTCAATAGTGCATTTTAATATATGTGTTAGGATCGggaacagaatttaaaaattatctgtgaACATATAATGTTTGGTATCTTGAGTTTTTAAAAGCTagataaattatttgaattattaaaaCCTGTGATATCATGAAAATGAGGTGAGTTCCTTATTACCATTGGTGGTAATAATAGTGAGTGCTATTGTTTGCAGTGCTGAACAATTCCTGTGAGCCATTCTACTCTTCTTTCTGTGAGGTTATTGAGTCTTGTCATTGGAGAGATGTACTTCAGAAGGGTCTGCTTGACACAGATTTTACATATCCTACttttaaatttggttttctttttcatgtttttcatcAGAATTGTTGCCAAgctagactttttttttatgtcaggTATACTGTGTTTTGTGAAAATAGTTTATCTGACTTTGCTTACAATGGACACTAAGGGCTTTGTGGATTTTCTGTGCTAGAGGGTCCTATATGGCTTTATATGCTTATATATAATTCAAGCTGACAAACTGTAACTGAGAAATGTGAGattcctgtatttttaattacaaagtAAGTATATTTATGACAGCTAAAGGATTGATTGACAGTTTCACTGTTCTGATGGTGCTCTGCTGAAATGGTTGTGTGTCTGGAAGGCGCAGGTAGCCATTGTGCTCTTTGACTGCAGTTGATTTTGGGAGATTGACAGAGTGGAGGCTTACATGAATGTTTACTTTTTTGAAGGAATTCTTATAAAACTCTTTCTTGTAAAGCTAATATATTTTCCATACTATGAAATGATGTATTTCTGAACTAGGTTTTAATACTCTGCTTCCAGAAGTGTTGGAGTATAGAGGGATTCTGATATGTGTTGGCTTTTCATGGGAAGTTAACCTCCTGGTTCAAAGCAAAGAGGAGTCACTGAGTTTTGTATTTGGACTGAGATCTCATGTTTGAATAATGCACCAACATAAAAATTGTGCTGTGTATGTTGTGTATATTCaagaaaggaagcaaataaaagctctttgaaaaatatGGTTGTATTGATATTTGTCATATTGAAAACACATTATGTATCAGTTACCAcactgaaagtattttctttgtcatGTTGAGGTAATGGATTTAAGGTAGCTGGTGTTAATGTGTTactgcctttttccttctggacCCAATCCTGTTTGGTTCATTGAAGCAGTTTCATGCAGTGCCATGAAGTGATGCTGGTTCCAGAGCAGCTGGCTTGGGTCCTAGATGCACCATCAGCTGTTTGGCACTGGGATGGTTGGTTCTGGGAACCTGGGAGTGTTGACAGTATGAATGAAGGAGCTAATGGAGCTGGTTCTGGGTGCTTTTCCTACACTGATCAGAGCCCATCAGAGCTTGGTCAGTGCCTTGTGGCACCGTGGTCTACTGTGGTGTAGATGGCCTTAGGGAGAACTGTTGCACTTCAAGGCTCTCAGGAGTTTTGGATTGGGGGTTCCGGAGTTTTTACTTGTCACTGAAACACAAAGCTGCAGAATGAGACAGAAAGAAGCTTGTTCTCTGCCATATCTCAGTTATATGACACTGTACAtctctgttttatttgaaagctgCTGTGCTCTTCTGATCTACGTGGCTCCTAATCAGTACCAAGTGCTCTGCACTCAATTTTCTCTCgtcatttaaatttttctagTTCATGTGTGTTAAACACGCTATTGCTTTCTCATTTGGCAATTCAGTTCTGGTATTCCCGGGTCTTCCTTATGCACACTCACAGAATAGTTCTAGAGTTCTAGGcacagtttttctgttcttctgttctaggcacagaaacaaaattctacatatgaaaaaaaattttggagaGGCTGGAGTTTACTTGGCTATAGGATTCAGAGTTTCCTTGTACAAACTTTTCTGCAAGTCATGAAAGGAACTAAGAATTTTTGGGATAActggaaaaggttttttcttccctttcataTTAATCTCAGGTTTGTCTTAGAGCTAACTTTGCCttcataaatgaaaaatggaaatgaaaattttcatgcCTTCTTTTGGAGCAGGAATATCAAAATCACTGATTACTGAAAGTCAGCTTACTTTATGCTCTTCCTGAACTATGGTCTtgttatttctgcagaaattattcGAGAAGTTGTGATTAGATAATTTTGATTGTTTGGCTGCAAGTGGGATTTCAAATGTTTGAAATTTACAGTAACTACAAACTGGGTTTAAAAACCTGTAACAGTTGTTACCTGTGTTTTGTAACCAACTCTTGAAAAAACTGGCACTGCTCTGTTCCTCTGTGTTCCTCTGTTTCCTGTTTCAGGCCTACTGCTACCAGTGCATTGATTTGGAAAAGGAACTGGTGTAAAGGGAGAGTTGAGATGAGCCGGCAAGAGCTCTCCCTACCTTCCATTTGGCAGACAATGAGTAAGCTGCCAGACCTTTCTTGCCTCACTGAAAAAAGCTGCGTGACAGATGGGCATGTCaccataaataaaaatagattgtTGTAGTTCAAGACAGCTCTGAGCGTGATTTCCACAttgcttttccccaggctgctgccaggaaaTGCAGTGAGCACTGTGCATAAAATTCCTTAGTCTGCACAGGAATTAATGCTGGGAAATTAAAATTCCGATTCAAAATTTCCAAACTCCATCTGCTTTGCAAACAAATGTTGCTGTTGGCTCCACAGAGAAGTGCTGTTCGGTTTGGTCAGTCGGGCAATGCAATCTTTGGagtgtggctgcagcactgagctgttggatgtcagctcccagcacagcctctttGTACCTCTGTGCCCCCCTCTGATGCttttgtccccagcccagcgACCCATAAAGTCTCAGGAagagaggctgctgtgctggagctgcactgtGGCAGTGCCCCTTGGCATGACATGTGAGAATCCAGCAGTGAAGAGAACGGCAATCTGCATTCCCCTGCTGCAATAAGCAGTGGCTACTTCCAGTAGGGACTGTGTGTTTCATTAGTTTCCTGCCCCTGCTCACAGATTATCCAAAGAACTCTGGTCTGGTGTCtatatacaaagaaaaaagaaaaacaaacttaaaAGGATCTTAGATTCTAAATGCGTCTTACCACCACTAAATTAATTCCTACCTTTTTCTACCTTATGACCTTACAGGACTTAATAGTGACATTTACTAAGTAGATAGTCATCACTGGAGAAAAGCATGGTGCCGTTTTACAGCTGTCTAATTCTTTGAAAAGTTCCTGTTCAGATCAGTGATTCACTGACTTCCATGTAAGGAAAATCAGACCCTTAATCAGCAAGGAACTGCAGTGTCAGTTAAAATGTGCAAGGCCCAAACCATCAAAAGCATGTAAATGATCAACAAACAGTTTCTATATTTAGCTGCCCCACTTCATAAATAATGAATAACTAGTTGGTGTATGATTtaatcttgaaatattttattaagcACTGATAATACTGCAGAAGTCCATGTAATAAAacaacttcagagaaaaaaggtaAGTTAAACTGAGTTGCTATAAATATTGCACTTAGAATTCTTATTTTACATAcaaaactccttaaaaaaatgGACAGTTATAAATTACCATCTTCCAAGTAAttgaaatgtgtgtgtttgagaTCATATGGCTGTGCTGCCCATCTCCAGCTTTCAGCCTCGGGAGGGTGTGTCCTCATCTTGGACACTGACTGGGtttccctctgtgccaggtgtgtttgtgtgcacaggagggaaggaggggtcAGCGTGGCCAGGCTGTTGGCAGTCAGTTGTACTTCCATGACTTAGGCTAAGTTAAAATGACTTTTCAGGACAGATGATAGAATGCAGCTGCAGAGTTCAATTTtgacatgttttgtttttcaaagcatttagGATCTTTGAGTTCTTAGTCTTAAAACTCATGACAAAGCTGTTGGGAAAGACTTTGCCTCTACCGTCTTCTTCTACCTGGCCCATGATGATGTAGTTTAAACCTAGAAAGCAGAGAATGAGATTACAAGACAGAAATCTGGGACATCATTTGATAAGTATAGTTCTTTAACTGTGGTTCCTGTTCTTTCACTGTTTGTTACCAATGACTTCCAACGTTTTTTCCTTCCTACCTGCAACATTTACTCTCTTACCCATCTTCGCCGTGCTTGTTACACCACAACCTGCAGTTATGTAAAAAATCAAGCAGATACACAGCTAAGTGCCTACTACATAATTAAATATATAGGGGATAGTCTTTAAATGTAGACTGTCAAGTCTGAGAGGCACTAGAAGTGCCCATCAGCACTGGATAACCCAACCACTGTCACCCAGGGTGGAGTATGTCGCATTAGTTTggaatattttcacatttgCTCAGCTTTTGGGTTAGTTCCCTTAAGCAATAATGCACTTAAatcttttcattccctttccctccccagagATATAAATAATTCTCAGATATACACAGAAGCATTCAGGCAAGGTGGACTTAATGAGTAGTAAGACCTGGCATTGGACAATTCAACTGgatctgtgtatttttatgcCTTAGAAGGGTTGGGCATATGCAAAGTCTTGGGCTAGAAGGAATGGTATCACAGGGATATAAACAGAGAAGTTCAGATATTAAGTAATGTATCTTAAATAATTCATTGAGATTTAGGATGAGAAACAGAAGTGTGTGGTTTGGAGCCAGAAGTCTGCCTAAAAGGAGACAGTTTGTTCCACCAAGGACATTATTATGTCTCCCATGTGTAGTTTTCAGATAACTAAAGGCAAAAACTAATTTCTGATCATGACTTTTCACTTTGTTACTGCCCACTTTGAGTTAATAGGCTTAAGCACTGGCAGTATCTGGAATAATATCAGGGGTTTTCTGATgcttattaaattatttttactgtttcctGCTATTGCTCTGTTTATGTTCTCGTGTTCTACCCATTTACTTATGAGGCAGAGctaaaaacagttttattttttaattagttagTTCAATAAAAAATACTCGCAGTATTTCTCTTAACACCTTTACCACAATTAACTGGAATTTGTTGCTTGATTTCTGTATGATATTATTTAAGGTAGCTTAGCAGTACTGGCAGTTTGCAGATATAAAGTGGGCTTAATACTCTGAGTATTTCTGTAAAGCTGTAAATACATTCAGGAGATACACGACAGTGGAACTTGTTGGTTCCTGTGATGTACATGAGCCTAATCCCTTtccagtaaaacagaaaaatgcactAAACCCCTGGATTACTGGGTATTTTAATTGATTGTAATACTAACTGCTGATTATAGAAAAAACCACAgtaattttattgatttttgtgGCCAtatttcaaaaagcaatttttactACTGTTATCTTTTATGAACACACAAAGCAGTTATTACTGTGTACTTACCTCTCCTGATGAGAGGACACTGCTTACACATAACAAGAATCTTGGCACTCATATTCTTGCCAGCTTGTTGGATTGCTAAATTTCCCTCCTTATATACATTAATGATGGATATTGTTGCATGCAGACTGCCGGCCCGTGTTACTGTTGTGATTACAGTTCCAGTTAttactggaagaaaaatcatttgATATATTTGGTAAATTTTTAGACATAAATTTTGAGCCATCATAAAAACTTATTAAGTACATTAGTCCCTAATAAGGAAACAAACAGTACTGGGAACACTTAACAAAAAATAGGAGTATCACTGCTGGTCACTAACTCACTGCTGTTGAATTTTGGTGGCACCAAATATGAAATTGTTTTACAATGTCTCAGTCTCATGCAAGCCCAGTTCTCTGATTTCCATTAAACAGTACAATTTGATACTACTTTTAATGAGTCATTTTCAAATAGTGGAGAAGTTGAATTGAAACTTTTCTAACCAAAATCTGAATTCCCAACTCTGACACTCCCAGATGAGTCACAGGGAATAGTTAATGCCCTAAGAACTAGATTTTGATCAGAGACCTGATACAAACTTACTTATTTCAGCTGAATGTTGTTACAGATTTGACCATCATATCTCCCAAAGACCTCTCAGTATGAAAACCAAGATACTTTCTTTTCCCTAGGATGACTAAATTAACTGGTAAGCCATCTTTATTTATCAAAAGGAAATGGTAATTGGTATTAACAATTTGGTTTCTTCTCAGGTCATCTTTTTTAATCAGATATTCTATCCTAGGATAAATTCAATCTTCAATTATCGAGTATGTACAGCCAGATTTATTTTACAAGACTGCATAATCCACATTTTGGGATTTTGTAAATTTGTACATTATCTTCCTTAATGTAgagcttttaattaaatagaACACTCCAGTTCAATCAAGAGAGAACTGTGGATGTTGAAGTGCTGGGTATTGCAGCAGTATTTCtagaaacaataaaatgaaacgcatgatgaaagagaaatagttaattttctaaaatcatAAAGTCTACAAATAAATTTAGATTAAATTATATTCTACAAACAACAGACTTCCTATTCTTACCTTAGGATATACTTGCATTCACAGTAGCatataaagtatttttactCTCACTCTTGTCatgaaaaagactgaaaaatgtcAAGTACTTGACAGAAGATGGGAGGGAAGAATGTGATTCATTACTGTGACGctagaggaaaaaacccaagcttTATATAGTATCATTTACCACGAGCCACAAGAGCTGAGGTGTGATCAGTAAGAGCAGACCATTTATGGTCTGTGTTTTTGGTGTGGAACCAGCCTGTGGTGGCTGCAGAGTGAGGAGGCTGTGgtcagggctgggaggggctgccctgagcccaccctgccccaggtgcagccacagctctgctctgctgccctgggatcCTGCAGATTTCCTCAAAGCTCGTGGCATTAGCAGTGCAGTAAGAGTCAGCTTAAAATGAAACAGGGGTGGTGGCAGGGAGTTTTCCCATCAAATTGCCAGGCATGTTAtagaggattaaaaaaagattgCAATACTAATATGGGAAAATACCCTGGGAGTGGAATAGATCAGCAGTGACAAGCAGACACCGTTGCTCCAGACTGATTTCTGTCTGTGTACAGACAGCAGTGCTTGGAAGCTTCCATCccttataatttcttttcaaagcattttggaAGTCTAAACACTGTCTTGTGGAATAGTCAGCAGGGGCAGCATAAGATGTATTGGCTGGttacagaaaacagagctgaCAATACAGTAACTGAATTGATGGATCCTGGCATTGTCTTACATTGTCATTTGCTTCTCACTTTGAGAAGAAATGTTTGTCTCAGATATCTGTGCAGTGCCTATTTCAGAATATCTCCAAGAATGTACTGAGTGGAACAGATACTAATGTCAGATACATACATAAGGTAGTGTAAAAATATTAGCCTATATATTAATGGTAACTCAGAACTACATCTGGGAAAATTTCCTTAGGTCTAAAGAGACAGTAgagaataaataattaaaaagaaactttgcTTCCTTACCAAAGTTGCTTGAACAATAATTGCTTTCCAGAGTCCCACTCCTTTTACActtctgctggcacagagcaacTGTAGGTTTTACAACTTTTTGAAGAGCAAAAAGTAAATTGaaattgaaatgaaacatttgatACAAATGAAAAGCACCATGTtcaaaaaaagacaagaagaaagGTGAATAATCCAGATGTATGAACTAGACCTGGCATTTCAGGGGATGAGCACCACAGTAAcaatattccttttctctgctgtcaaCTCTAGTCATCTTCTTTTCAGGTGTCTCAGCTGTGCCTGAGAGGATGGGATCCTACTCAAGATCTGCCTGGCATCTTCaatctgtcactgctgctgccataCAGCCCCAGGAGAACACCTGAACTACCACAACAGGATATTACAGTAAGACTTCCCAGGGACTGGGGGGCTTTTATTGGAAATTAGCACACTGATGAAAGGGATCAGAGTTCAAACTCCTGACctcttttccccaaattttTCACATAGCTTCATGTCAGGTAGTGTTGTATAGTTTTTCTTCATGACATTTTGAAACACAATGTTTGAAGTATGTATTTAACATTAGGGATTgatatttcctttctgaaatcGAATGCTTTGTTTATAGcatttgtttatatattttagcATTTTAGCTGCCAAAAATTTACTGAGGTGCTCTGagttttctaaatttaaaactGGGATTATgcataacaaaatatttttgtttggtcCTTTTAGggcccttttttttctttctttttgttttagtttaatAAATTTGGGTTGGTAACCAACTTTGCTATGATTTGTTAGCAGAGGCTGTGTAGTGTTTGTAAGGTACTTTAGCAAAATATGAACTGGAGAAGAACTAAAATAGTTTAGTTGCCTACCACTTAACATGTAGGCACACTGACAGGAAAATGCATGATTTTATCCAATGATATAAGGAAGTCAAATACCTCACCACAGGTATTGGATTAATCTTCTTTACTTTTACAAATGTATTtatagcatttatttatttctgcaagtcgtaatatttttatgttacaTATAGACTGACATAATTCTTGTAAGAGCCTACTAAAgttgaatattttattcatgcCTGGAGTTCTGTGCAAGTTTAAACAGATCTGTTTTGCAAGATAATGAGTCTCTTTGAACTGGACACTTCTGAATGCAAATGATTGCTCAGAAATGTAACTGAACTGTAgaggtttggtttgctttggtttgtttggaaGATCAGAAATGTTTATGCTGTGCAAAACTGATCACACCTTGAAAGGTCTTCTTGTTTCTGTCTGCCTGGCAAGTCCTTCTGAACACTTTGCCTCTGCTGTCCTCTCTCAGATGAGTCGGCATGTTGTTATTTTCTAACACTGATGTTGTCATGAGAATTGATTTGGAGTTAATTTGTGAAGTTCATCTCTCCTGCCTGTGCAAAACCCTGAACAGGGTTATTGACAGCCTGGGTTACTTGAGCCCAAGTGTTAGAACCAACAGCGTCATTAACAAGTGCTTTAGAGTGAAGAGCTGAATTATTTATTGTTAGAGTCATATCAAAATGATTTACAGGTCACtatgatttcatttttaaaatgtttattttcatctattttaaataccttcattAGCAGTATTAAAGCACCACAGCTTCTTGGTTTCCTGCCAACAAGCCATTGCTGCCCTGATTTTTGATGTGTTTTAAGTACAAATCAGGTTATGTCTTGCAAAAACATCataaataatttggttttctgcTATAATTGCATCTGAAATGCCTCACATTCAGGTTATAGAAATTCTATGAATTTATCCCTTCAGTATCTCAGTAATGAGGTATTTTTGGCAACACCTTCAGAGAAATCCAGCTCTGATCTTTCATATATGCTGTCTAGTCTTAAATATAAAAGGAGACTTATTTTTAGTGAGACATATTTCTCTGTAAGTTCCAATCcctgaatattttcaaataaaaattattctaggAAAGTGTCATATTGACAGGCTGTTGACAGAACTTAAAGAGGGCTCAGGTGGCTTCCATACCAATTCTGCTTTTGCTTAATAActagatgaagaaaaatacactaAGATTTTTACATATCAACTTGTATAGAAGAAAGAGTTCCTTTAAATAGAACTATTTCCCGAAATATTCAGAACCTtttattcaaaagaaattaGCTTATCCATTCTCCTGTGGAATGTGCTAGTTAATGTCCAAAATtgagaagagacaggaaaatttTCTCAGGTGGAGTAAGTTACTTTTACACTGAACTCTCGCCTGAATAGATTTCCTTTAATAATGTTAAGTGGATTCTCCCTTGTGTATATTCTGGTACTCCCTGGAGagtattaattttaattaattccttcaacatttaaaatactaaCAAACCataaaacttgaatttttaatataatttctcttttgcatCTCTGTAACTCTCTCCTCTctggaataattaatttttatagaaaatgaaataaagccGGTCAGACTTACTTGAGGTAGCAGGCACTGTTGTGGTTGTAGGCAGAGCTGTAGTTGTGGGTAACTTTTTTGGTCTAAATTTATAATGGCCAATAAACCCATCAGCTGTTAAGCTTAAATCAGATAAAAATTGAACGAGCAACTCATTTTTCTCAGACAGAATAGGCCTAAAATAGAACaccagaataaaatatttccatttgtttgCATGTCAAAGCCAAAAAGAATTAATAacattctttaaaacaaaacaaaacaaaaaacacttcaGACTAATACTGAAAAACGTGGTTCTTTGCTGGCATGTCACACAGTGGTGTTTTGAGGATGAAACTCATTTCCATTAATCACCTAAAACTCTCTCTTCCTGAAGTTTATGCCAATACGAGTACTGTTAAATTCTTCTGTGTAACTTCATTGCAGACCTCACTTCCATGAAATGGGTCAGATTAGGAAAGTGGGAAAATACACTGAAGAAATCCTCAGTCCACAGGGGATGTAAGTTAATGGGGTTTTTattaaatgtggttttgtttcatgAAAAAGATACTGCACAATTGGAAGGGCTATGAAAATTCAGTCAGTATTGTATTCTGCAACTCTTcaacaaacccaccaaaaataaaatgttttgggttATTATTTCTGTGGGCTCACTTTTTGTCAATGATTGGATATTGATAACCAAGGACTTCCTCAAAACACTTAATGAAGTATTTGAAGTATAAATTTGTCATTGTTTCCCATTTTTTTGGCAAATTATCAGAAATCAGTTTACTCTGACGGCTGGGTCTGACATAGCCAAAAGTAAGGGGCTGGTTAAGTGGAACCCTCTGGATTTACAGCTGCCGTGGTGGTTGCCCAGATGAGCCTTTCCTGGCTGCAGTGTTGACACAGGCTGTGGATGGAGGAGGGCACAGATTATCAGCTGCCAAGAGCTTTGTTCTGCTTCCTGAACACCAAGGCCAAATCTGAGAAATCTGACTGTGTAtcctgcctttttaaaaagggCCAAGAGGAAAATGAGTCAGATAACGTGAGGAATGAGCCAAGGGGCTAGAGAGCTCAGCTGGATCCTTGTACTTCCAGTATCTATAATCAAAACATACATATTTATGTTGAAGTTCAGCTACCATTACTATTGGTGCCACACCAATATCAGTAACATTGGAATTAGCATTGGTGATGTTACACAGTGGTCTCATGAGGCTTGTGGGACAGGAGAAAACACGCTTTGGAGCCAGAGCTGGtcatggagagagagaaaatagaaaaaacctagacagaaacaaaatactAAGCAATTTCTGCATGTTCAGTTGGAGGTAGACAACAccatgtttaatttaaaaatgaaatttttttagaAGCCTTGGAGAGCACTTAGAAAATGACACACAGTGGAAGTGAAGTGACAATGAAAGGAAGTTACTTACGCTGGTGGACTGTCTCCACAGTACTTGCCAATTCTTTTAGCATCATTGATTTCCCCACCATTAAACACTGCAACGTAGTCATATCTGCAGTAGTTGTCTCTCTCCACATCAAACTTCTCAAACTTTAACTCTATTAGCtaaagggaaaatggaaataactCATGAAGGTTTTGACATGCAGAATTTATAGATACTTCTTGTAGTAAGTGACATCTTCATATGAAGTACTATTGAATTTTTCTTTCGATAAAGGAAAATTCCTTAATCCACTTAATTGTAAAGTATTTTAATCCACATGACCTCTCCAACTAATAGTTCAGCATATGACTAATATtctgtaaaatgttttcttctcatATGTATGCCAGTAAGTTCtgagaaagttatttttatgaGTGAACGTTAGTAGGAGTTAGGTGTTACAATGCTCTTAAAATAACTACAGCAATTGTAAGCAACAGAAAAGGAGCTTTTAATGTCATTGTGTCATTCAAGACAtgctaaagaaaaatcaaatacaaaGTTGGTACCAGAGATTTCACTGACTTCATTAACAGTAGGGCCTAAATTACTGTGGTTGCCAATGCTGTGTATACTTGATGCAGGATTTTAAaacttagaaattaaaatattgttagAAAGAAAACTAGCAAATAGGAAAACTAAACCCAAGAGGAAGTAAGTACTTAAAAGAATACTGTTTCCATGTCAGATTTCCATAATTGTTGAGGCTTTACAAGTCATAAATGTGAACTAGTATTGTTCTGGTATTTCCAGTACTTACACTGTTATCTCCCAATGACTTTTATTTGTGGTATTTTgtacttaaggaaaaaaaaaatgtacaagaaaacagaaatggaatcTACTACTCTGAAATGAAGTCCTGCAGAATGACTCTGTCAGTTGTGTGGCAAGGAAGGGAAACACAACCTAAGTACTGCATGGAAACAGAGCTAATATATGCATTTAGGTTGCTTCTTTAGATGAAGCACAACTATTTA harbors:
- the PCOLCE2 gene encoding procollagen C-endopeptidase enhancer 2, with the protein product MPPAIPLLLLLLLPLLPPPLLLLAAARPAAPPHRPTFTCGGVVSGESGFIGSEGFPGVYPPNSKCTWKITVPEGKVVVLSFRYLDLESDNLCRYDFVDIYSGHANGQRIGRFCGTVKPGALVSSSNKMLVQMTSDANTAGSGFIAKFSAAEPHERGDQYCGGRLDKPSGSFHTPNWPERDYPAGVTCSWHIVAPKNQLIELKFEKFDVERDNYCRYDYVAVFNGGEINDAKRIGKYCGDSPPAPILSEKNELLVQFLSDLSLTADGFIGHYKFRPKKLPTTTALPTTTTVPATSIVKPTVALCQQKCKRSGTLESNYCSSNFVITGTVITTVTRAGSLHATISIINVYKEGNLAIQQAGKNMSAKILVMCKQCPLIRRGLNYIIMGQVEEDGRGKVFPNSFVMSFKTKNSKILNALKNKTCQN